The following proteins come from a genomic window of Salvia hispanica cultivar TCC Black 2014 chromosome 4, UniMelb_Shisp_WGS_1.0, whole genome shotgun sequence:
- the LOC125218679 gene encoding probable glutathione S-transferase — protein MWRVKVLGFWYSPFVARVKMALKMKGVEFEYVEENIRAKSELLLESNPIHKKVPVLIHDGKAIAETMIILEYIDQTWEGPPILPRDPYQRAMARFWVNFIDEKCLNTMLKACWRTGEEQEKFKEEAILNFQVLENEIKGKKYFGGDEISVVDHAGNFIAYWFPLISSGRMELITEDQFPNIWRWSSDYCNHPFVKENLPPMDVMIPKFKRA, from the exons atgtggAGAGTAAAGGTGTTGGGATTTTGGTATAGCCCGTTCGTGGCGAGAGTGAAAATGGCCCTGAAAATGAAAGGTGTGGAATTTGAATATGtagaagaaaatataagaGCAAAGTCTGAGCTTCTTTTAGAATCAAATCCAATCCACAAAAAAGTGCCAGTTTTGATACACGATGGGAAGGCGATTGCGGAAACGATGATAATTCTGGAATACATCGATCAAACATGGGAGGGCCCACCCATTCTGCCCCGAGATCCTTATCAAAGAGCCATGGCTCGTTTCTGGGTCAACTTCATCGATGAAAAG TGTCTGAATACAATGTTGAAAGCATGTTGGCGGACAGGAGAGGAGCAAGAAAAGTTCAAGGAGGAAGCCATTCTAAACTTCCAAGTTcttgaaaatgaaatcaagggaaaaaagtaTTTCGGAGGCGACGAGATTAGCGTTGTAGATCATGCTGGTAATTTCATTGCGTATTGGTTTCCTCTGATTTCATCGGGAAGAATGGAGCTCATCACAGAGGATCAATTTCCCAATATATGGAGATGGTCCTCTGATTACTGCAACCATCCTTTTGTTAAGGAAAATCTGCCGCCTATGGATGTCATGATCCCCAAATTCAAGCGTGCATAG